DNA sequence from the Cupriavidus sp. WKF15 genome:
CACCGGGCTGGCCCACGCACAGAGCGCGCTGCCCGTAGTGCCCCTTACGGCGGGGATGTACGCCATTCAGGCAGAGGTCGCGTCGACGCCCGCGGCGCGCGAGCAGGGGCTGATGTACCGCAAATCTATGCCGGCCAATGCCGGCATGCTGTTCGTGTTCGAACAGAAGGCCGGACACTGCTTCTGGATGAAGAATACGGACCTGCCGCTGTCGATCGCCTTCCTGGCCGATGACGGCAGCATCGTCAATATCGAGGACATGGCGCCGCAGACGCAAGACAACCACTGCCCCAAGGCAGCGATCCGCTACGCGCTCGAAATGAACAAGGGATGGTTCGCGCAGAAGGGTATCCGGACCGGCGCGAAGATCGGGGGGCTGCCGCAGCCGCGCTGAGCGCAGCCCGCAGCCTCGCTCGGCGCCGGCATTGCACCGGCGCCCGTACGGGAATCAGTCCCGGAAGTTGTTGAAGTCCAGCGGCGCCTCGGACACGTCCTTGCGCAGCATCGCGATCACGCTCTGCAGGTCGTCGCGCTTGGTGCCGGAAACCCGCACGGCATCGCCCTGGATGCTGCCCTGGACCTTGATCTTGCTGTCCTTGATCATGCGCACGATCTTCTTGGCCAGGTCGCCGGTCACGCCCTTCTTGATGGTGATGACCTGCTTGACCTTGTCGCCGCTGATCTTCTCGACCTTGCCGTAGTCGAGGAAGCGCACATCGACATTGCGCTTGGCCATCTTGTTGATCAGCACATCCTTGACCTGGCCCAGCTTGAAGTCATCGTCCGCGAAGGCGGTCAGTTCGCCTTCCTTTTGCTCGACCCGTGCGTCCGAACCCTTGAAATCGAAACGCGTCGAGATCTCCTTGTTGGCCTGTTCGACCGCATTCTTGACCTCGACCATGTTGGCTTCGCACACTACGTCAAACGACGGCATTGCATTCTCCTTGTTGCTCGCTTGTCCGGCATCCGCGGCCCGGACGGGCCGCGCCGGCACTTCCGTATAATCCAGCCTGCCTCGCACCCATGGGGCGCCCGGCCGCACTGTGGCGGCCGCATCACCTCTAGCTTGCATGGCAGATTTCCACGAATTTTATCCCCTGCGCCGCCACAATACATTCGGATTCGATGTCCGCGCGCGCTATGCCGTCCATGTCCGCAGCGAAGCCGACCTGCTGGCCGCGCTGGCAGACCCGCGCGCCAGCGGCCTGCCGCTGGTGGTGCTTGGTGGCGGCAGCAATGTCGTGCTGACCGCGGATCTCGATGCGCTGGTGCTGCTGATGGAGATTCCGGGATACCGCGTGGAGACCGATCCCGACGCATGGCTGGTCACTGCCGGTGCCGGCGAGAACTGGCATGGCCTGGTCTGCCGCACCATCGCCGACGGCCTGCCCGGCCTCGAAAACCTGGCGTTGATCCCCGGCACCGCAGGGGCGGCGCCGATCCAGAACATCGGGGCCTATGGCGTGGAACTGCGCGAACGCTTCGCGGGCTTGCGCGCGCTGGACCGTCAGACCCTGCGCTTCGTGGACCTCGACCTGGAACAATGCGCGTTCGGCTACCGCGACAGCCTGTTCAAGCAGGCGGGCCGCGACCGCTACATCATCACGGCGGTGATGTTGCGCCTGCCGCGTGACTGGCAACCGGTGCTTGCCTATGGGGAACTGGCGCGGGAACTCGAGGGCCATGCGGCACCCGATGCCGCGGCGATCCGCGATGCGGTGATTGCCATCCGTTCGCGCAAGCTGCCGGACCCGGCGCAGATCGGCAATGCAGGAAGCTTCTTCAAGAATCCACTGGTCAGCGCCGAGCAACGGCACGCGCTGCTGGCCAGCCATCCCGACCTTGTCAGCTATGCCCAGCCCGACGGCACGTTCAAGCTGGCCGCCGGCTGGCTGATCGATCGCTGCGGCTTCAAGGGATTCGATGACGGCCCGGTGGGCGTCTATGGCAAGCAGGCGCTGGTGCTGGTGCACCATGGCGGCGGCACTGGCGCAGCGCTGCTGGCGCTGGCCACGCGCATCGCCGATACGGTCCAGGCCCGCTTCGGCGTGCGCATCGAGCCGGAACCGGTCGTGCTCTGACCGGCTCCGTGGCCACGATCAGGCGAAGTGGCAGACGTAGTCGAGGGTTTCCTGCACTTCGATATCGAAGCTGCTGTTGCCCGGCACGCTGAACTGCTGGCCGGCGCCATAGGTCTGCCAGGCATCCGAGCCGGCCAGGCGCACGCGGCACACGCCCGCGTTGACTTCCATGATCTCCGGGGCGCCGGTGTTGAACGTCAGTGTCGACGGGAAAATCACGCCCAGCGTCTTGCGCGTGCCATCGGCGAACAGCACGGTGTGGCTCACGCACTTGCCATCGAAATACAGGTTGGCCTTCTTGACGACCGATACATTGTCGAACTGGCTCACTTTTATCTCCTTGATTGCATTCATGTGGATGCGGTCACGTAAAAAGAGGGGCCATCGCGGCCCCTCCCCTTGTGCCTGCCGGCGCGCGCTTCAGTAGCGGCCGCAGAGCAGGTATTCCATCAGCGCCTTCTGCACGTGCAGGCGGTTTTCCGCCTCGTCCCAGACCACGCTCTTCGGACCGTCGATCACCGCGGCCTCGACTTCCTCGCCACGGTGGGCCGGCAGGCAGTGCATGAACAGCGCGTCCGGCTGGGCGCGGTCCATCATGGCC
Encoded proteins:
- a CDS encoding DUF192 domain-containing protein, with protein sequence MRILTKTLLSRCILLAATVTGLAHAQSALPVVPLTAGMYAIQAEVASTPAAREQGLMYRKSMPANAGMLFVFEQKAGHCFWMKNTDLPLSIAFLADDGSIVNIEDMAPQTQDNHCPKAAIRYALEMNKGWFAQKGIRTGAKIGGLPQPR
- a CDS encoding YajQ family cyclic di-GMP-binding protein — protein: MPSFDVVCEANMVEVKNAVEQANKEISTRFDFKGSDARVEQKEGELTAFADDDFKLGQVKDVLINKMAKRNVDVRFLDYGKVEKISGDKVKQVITIKKGVTGDLAKKIVRMIKDSKIKVQGSIQGDAVRVSGTKRDDLQSVIAMLRKDVSEAPLDFNNFRD
- the murB gene encoding UDP-N-acetylmuramate dehydrogenase, coding for MADFHEFYPLRRHNTFGFDVRARYAVHVRSEADLLAALADPRASGLPLVVLGGGSNVVLTADLDALVLLMEIPGYRVETDPDAWLVTAGAGENWHGLVCRTIADGLPGLENLALIPGTAGAAPIQNIGAYGVELRERFAGLRALDRQTLRFVDLDLEQCAFGYRDSLFKQAGRDRYIITAVMLRLPRDWQPVLAYGELARELEGHAAPDAAAIRDAVIAIRSRKLPDPAQIGNAGSFFKNPLVSAEQRHALLASHPDLVSYAQPDGTFKLAAGWLIDRCGFKGFDDGPVGVYGKQALVLVHHGGGTGAALLALATRIADTVQARFGVRIEPEPVVL
- a CDS encoding pyrimidine/purine nucleoside phosphorylase, translating into MSQFDNVSVVKKANLYFDGKCVSHTVLFADGTRKTLGVIFPSTLTFNTGAPEIMEVNAGVCRVRLAGSDAWQTYGAGQQFSVPGNSSFDIEVQETLDYVCHFA